The Glycine soja cultivar W05 chromosome 8, ASM419377v2, whole genome shotgun sequence genome has a window encoding:
- the LOC114424211 gene encoding uncharacterized protein LOC114424211 — protein sequence MDPEFKYPSCVLEFWHMKLCDLNASTYPRPVGAERPLVHVDPVTGKADGPHSKKFRTYLGIVARDKVDVTYENWKHVPITQKDLIWEDIQAEFDIPEASDLRTKKKILQTVGERWRQFKSDLTSKWALAADKDSVDDTVCKMYGISKEKWTQFCQSRRDPSWENVRKKAQAVQKQNTAPHVMSRGGYEYLEKKLMDEKRKKKLEEATQSGSTDTVIDPPSPIKRHVKWKLARTKKTGDMTSEAAKEIADKIDALEEQASQGSFVTHGRHDILTAAIGRPEHPGRVRAVGAGITIKQYFGSASRTSSIAPEYLQQLTQQIKDQLEDSITEKVTRRLMLSFSQMQSQGLALPPEPDVGPSAARVSTKESCVDPSGNDLDTGDSYKCGLYIEEYPSRLVALGRVYEGSTTIHNIPLLHDQVKVSVEEIRDVDAPIPVPTKEVKVVGQALNTFLAWPTHLVKRLSEQGAVRPAKPADRPDDEVDDPLYLMTLTIPQLFLKPLQVMWDATLFGLFNENFPLYIKHEDLSEIAHGGQCLSISVIQLWILHMTETSMRAGNIDVYGFLEPHIV from the exons TACTTACCCTAGACCAGTTGGGGCAGAGAGACCCCTTGTCCATGTGGATCCTGTTACTGGCAAAGCAGACGGTCCCCACAGCAAGAAATTTAGAACATATTTAGGGATCGTtgctcgtgataaggtggatgtcACATACGAAAATTGGAAGCATGTCCCTATtactcagaaggatttgatatgggaggatattcag gctgaatttgatatccctgaagcatctgatttaaggacaaaaaagaaaatacttcagactgtgggggagcggtggagacagtttaagtctgatttgacgtcgaaatgggcacttgcagctGACAAGGATAGTGTTGATGACACTGTATGCAAAATGTAcggcattagcaaggagaaatggacCCAATTTTGCCAGAGCCGTAGAGACCCTTCATGGGAG AATGTTCGAAAAAAAGCACAAGCTGTCCAAAAACAAAACACTGCCCCTCACGTgatgtctcgtgggggttatgaatatttagaaaaaaagttgatggatgagaagagaaagaaaaaactagagGAAGCAACTCAATCCGGAAGCACTGACACCGtcattgatcctccatctcccatcaaacgacacgtgaagtggaagctagcccgcaccaagaaaactggtGACATGACATCTGAagcagcaaaggaaattgctgacaagatt GATGCGCTTGAGGAGCAGGCCTCACAGGGTTCCTTTGTTACCCATGGACGTCATGATATactgactgctgccattgggcgaccagaacaccctggtcGTGTGCGTGCTGTAGGAGCCGGTATAACcatcaaacaatactttggatcagCTTCAAGGACCTCCTCCATTGCTCCCGAATACCTGCAACAGTTGACGCAACAAATCAAGGACCAACTAGAGGATTCAATCACAGAAAAAGTCACTCGACGGCTAATGTTATCCTTCAGCCaaatgcaatcacagggactcgCACTGCCTCCTGAACCTGATGTTGGTCCTTCAGctgctcgtgtcagcacaaaggagagttgtgttgatccctcagggaacgaTCTAGACACCGGTGACTCATACAAATGTGGGTTGTATATTGAAGAATATCCTTCTCGCCTGGTTGCCCtgggaagagtttatgagggatctacAACAATTCACAACATTCCTTTGCTGCATGATCAAGTTAAGGTTAGTGTTGAGGAGATTAGAGATGTAGATGCTcccattcctgtacccactaaAGAGGTTAAGGTCGTGGGACAGGCTCTTAACacattccttgcttggccgacacatctagtcaagcgtttatcagaacag ggagCTGTGAGACCCGCGAAACCTGCAGATAGGCCGGATgatgaggtcgatgatccgctatatctaatgacattgaccattccacagctttttctgaagccattgcaggttatgtgggatgctaccttgTTTGGCCTATTTAATGAAAACtttcccttgtacataaagcatgaagatctgtctgaaattgcacatggtggtcaatgtctcagcatatctgttatacagttgtggattct gcatatgactgagacaagtatgcgagctgGGAATatcgatgtgtatggattcctcgagccaca tattgtgtag